One Chloroflexota bacterium genomic region harbors:
- a CDS encoding LON peptidase substrate-binding domain-containing protein codes for MRLPLFPLHVVAFPHLPLPLHVFERRYRAMTRDLLEEGNPYGGKFVVTMISAGREVAAKPGTGQLTVRRVGTICEVRRADRFADGRYALMAVGVSRARIRSVDHSGPYAVAEVTPLDERSGDEAESLVPDVQVALDAYLSTIRRFLAERDAADLEDLLADADPDADPDADRDASSAGEVKRSTRMERLIKPMRLPTDPLAASYAVAGVLQVELSRKQRLLEAPDAAARLRAELSLLQREAHMLGDASLAPMGRFEYHAN; via the coding sequence ATGCGGCTGCCCCTCTTCCCGCTCCACGTCGTGGCCTTCCCGCACCTGCCGCTGCCGCTCCACGTCTTCGAGCGCCGATATCGGGCCATGACCCGTGACCTGCTCGAGGAGGGCAACCCGTACGGCGGCAAGTTCGTGGTGACCATGATCTCCGCCGGGCGTGAGGTGGCCGCCAAGCCGGGGACCGGCCAGCTCACCGTCCGCCGGGTGGGCACCATTTGCGAGGTCCGGCGCGCAGACCGATTCGCCGATGGGCGCTACGCGCTGATGGCGGTGGGGGTCAGCCGGGCGCGGATCCGCAGCGTCGACCACTCCGGCCCGTACGCCGTGGCGGAGGTCACCCCGCTCGATGAGCGGTCCGGCGACGAGGCTGAGAGCTTGGTGCCCGACGTCCAGGTCGCCCTCGACGCCTACCTGTCCACCATCCGCCGCTTCCTGGCGGAGCGCGACGCAGCCGACCTCGAGGACCTCCTGGCGGACGCCGATCCCGACGCGGATCCTGATGCAGACCGGGATGCCTCCTCGGCTGGGGAGGTCAAGCGATCGACCCGCATGGAGCGCCTGATCAAGCCCATGCGCCTCCCCACCGACCCGCTGGCCGCCAGCTACGCCGTGGCCGGCGTGCTCCAGGTCGAGCTGTCGCGCAAGCAGCGGCTGCTGGAAGCGCCCGACGCCGCAGCCCGCCTTCGCGCCGAGCTGTCGCTGCTCCAACGCGAGGCGCACATGCTGGGCGACGCCTCACTGGCCCCCATGGGCCGCTTTGAGTACCACGCCAACTAG
- a CDS encoding CoA-transferase — protein sequence MSTTPDELMVAAAAAELAGARTVFVGIGLPNAAAILARRTVAPDLELIYESGVVGARPSRLPDSIGDPALVSGATATMSMHDLFAYFLQGGRIEVGMLGAAQVDRWGNLNTTVIGPYANPTVRLPGSGGACEIALNAARVIVVMSQSPRSFVERVDFVTSPGHRHPDGRPRPGWAGGGPDTVITQLGVYRFGTDGEMELSTLQPGVSEADIDAASGWPIRRALASSAGR from the coding sequence GTGAGCACGACGCCCGACGAGCTGATGGTGGCCGCCGCCGCCGCGGAGCTGGCCGGCGCCCGAACGGTGTTCGTGGGCATCGGTCTGCCCAACGCCGCCGCCATCCTGGCCCGTCGCACGGTGGCGCCGGACCTTGAGCTGATCTACGAGTCGGGGGTGGTCGGGGCGCGACCGTCCCGACTGCCCGACAGCATCGGCGACCCGGCCCTCGTCTCGGGGGCCACCGCGACCATGAGCATGCACGACCTGTTCGCGTACTTCCTCCAGGGCGGGCGGATCGAGGTCGGGATGCTGGGCGCCGCTCAGGTCGACCGCTGGGGGAACCTGAACACCACGGTCATCGGTCCATATGCGAACCCGACCGTGCGGCTTCCCGGGTCCGGCGGGGCCTGCGAGATCGCGCTGAACGCCGCGCGGGTCATCGTCGTCATGAGCCAGTCCCCCCGTTCCTTCGTGGAGCGCGTCGACTTCGTGACCTCGCCTGGCCATCGCCATCCCGATGGCCGCCCCCGTCCGGGCTGGGCAGGCGGCGGCCCGGACACGGTCATCACCCAGCTGGGGGTCTACCGATTCGGCACCGATGGCGAAATGGAGCTATCCACCCTCCAACCGGGCGTCAGCGAAGCCGATATCGACGCCGCGTCCGGCTGGCCCATCCGTCGCGCCTTGGCTAGTTCAGCAGGTCGCTGA
- a CDS encoding polysaccharide deacetylase family protein: MPADWRRPGGFLLTALLVVAGCAPSASPNASATHSSFPRITASPSPSPSPSPSRTPRPTSTPVALGCFAGNRGPAGEREIIAIAPNAGPAMALTFDMGGRLDPAIDILEFLIANQVCATLFPTGAMSETAVGQEVLAIVRANPDLFELGNHTMHHCNLRDGGLGSPTEAPCATEGPPSAAFISAELNDAAAIVETGSGQPTLPYWRPPYGAYNETVLTAAAELGYTKTIMWSIDTIDWRPIADGGPTAAQIASGVVTSASSGSIVLMHLGGYETLAALRIMVPALRERGLVLTSISDLLN, from the coding sequence ATGCCGGCCGACTGGCGCCGGCCGGGCGGGTTCCTCCTCACCGCCCTCCTGGTCGTGGCCGGCTGCGCCCCGTCCGCTTCACCGAACGCGTCGGCGACCCATTCATCCTTCCCGCGCATTACCGCCAGCCCGTCACCAAGCCCGAGCCCCAGCCCGTCGCGGACGCCGCGGCCGACGTCCACCCCGGTAGCCCTCGGCTGCTTCGCCGGCAACCGGGGGCCGGCGGGCGAGCGAGAGATCATCGCCATCGCCCCGAATGCGGGCCCAGCCATGGCCCTGACCTTCGACATGGGTGGCCGGCTGGACCCGGCCATAGACATCCTGGAATTCCTGATCGCCAACCAGGTGTGCGCCACCCTGTTCCCCACCGGCGCGATGAGCGAGACGGCCGTGGGCCAAGAAGTGCTCGCCATCGTCCGCGCCAATCCCGACCTGTTCGAACTCGGCAACCACACAATGCACCACTGCAACCTGCGCGACGGCGGGCTGGGCTCGCCGACCGAGGCTCCCTGTGCGACCGAGGGGCCTCCCAGCGCCGCCTTCATCAGCGCTGAACTGAACGATGCGGCCGCCATCGTGGAAACGGGCAGTGGCCAGCCCACACTGCCGTACTGGCGCCCGCCGTATGGGGCCTACAACGAGACGGTCCTGACCGCCGCGGCGGAGCTTGGCTACACGAAGACGATCATGTGGTCCATCGACACCATCGACTGGAGGCCAATCGCCGACGGCGGCCCGACCGCCGCGCAGATCGCGTCCGGGGTCGTGACCTCCGCCAGCAGCGGCTCGATCGTCCTCATGCACCTGGGCGGATACGAGACCCTCGCCGCGCTGCGGATCATGGTCCCGGCACTCCGCGAGCGGGGCCTGGTGCTGACCTCGATCAGCGACCTGCTGAACTAG
- a CDS encoding CoA-transferase — protein sequence MSEAIAAHVHDGDLVAIEGFTHLISFAAGHEIIRQGRRDLTLARLTPDLVYDQMVAAGCARKLIFSWLGNPGVGSLHAIRRAIQGGGLELEEYSHFGMVGRYVAGAAHLPFYPLRSYAGSDLPAANPLIQWVASPYAPGDDVAVVPALNPDVTIIHAQRADAEGNVQVWGLVGVQREAALAAERVIAVVEELVDTEVIRADPDRTLLPGVAVTAVCVEHYGAHPSFAQGYYDRDNAFYRAWDPISRDPAQLEAWLDEWVRGVPDRSAYLDKLGPETVAALRPKPRPSGSVDYGEYS from the coding sequence CTGTCGGAGGCAATCGCCGCCCACGTCCACGACGGCGACCTGGTGGCGATCGAGGGCTTCACCCACCTCATCTCATTCGCCGCCGGGCACGAGATCATCCGCCAGGGTCGCCGCGACCTGACCCTGGCCCGGCTGACGCCGGACCTGGTCTACGACCAGATGGTGGCCGCGGGATGCGCCCGCAAGCTCATCTTCTCGTGGCTCGGCAACCCGGGCGTGGGTTCCTTGCACGCCATCCGGCGCGCCATCCAAGGCGGCGGCCTGGAGCTGGAGGAGTACAGCCATTTCGGGATGGTCGGCCGCTACGTGGCGGGCGCCGCGCATCTCCCCTTCTACCCACTGCGTTCCTACGCCGGGTCGGACCTGCCGGCGGCCAACCCACTCATCCAGTGGGTTGCGTCCCCCTACGCCCCGGGCGATGACGTCGCGGTCGTGCCGGCCCTCAACCCCGACGTCACGATCATCCACGCCCAGCGCGCCGACGCCGAGGGCAACGTCCAGGTCTGGGGGCTGGTGGGGGTCCAGCGCGAGGCGGCCCTGGCCGCCGAGCGCGTCATCGCGGTCGTGGAGGAGCTGGTCGACACCGAGGTCATCCGGGCCGACCCGGACCGGACCCTGCTGCCCGGGGTGGCGGTGACGGCCGTCTGCGTCGAGCACTACGGGGCGCACCCATCGTTCGCCCAGGGCTACTACGACCGCGACAACGCGTTCTACCGCGCCTGGGATCCAATCAGCCGCGACCCCGCTCAACTCGAGGCGTGGCTCGACGAATGGGTGCGCGGGGTTCCCGACCGCTCGGCCTACCTCGACAAGCTGGGCCCCGAGACCGTGGCCGCCCTCCGGCCAAAACCCCGCCCGTCGGGATCGGTCGACTACGGCGAGTATTCGTGA